The Rhodanobacteraceae bacterium genomic sequence TTCTCGCTGGGCGGGCCGATCATCCAGGACAAGATGCACTACTTCATCACCGACTCGGTGAAGCGCTTCGACTCGCCGGTCGCAGTGGTGCCAGGCGTCACCGGCGTCAGCGGCCAGTTGCCCACCGATGCGCAGTCGCAACTCGGGCCGGCCAACAATCCGTTCTTTGAAAACCTGTTCTTCGGAAAACTCGATTGGGAAATCACCGACAGCGACCGGCTGGAACTGCGGGCGCAGGTGCGCAACGAAACCCAGGACGGCAACATCGGCGGCGTGATCGCGGCCTCGGCCGGCATCCAGATCAAGAACACCGACAAGCGCTACGAGTTCTACTGGGAACACAGCGCCGACGCCTGGTACAACGAATTCCTGCTGACCTACGAAAACGCCTTCTACGTGCCGCAGCAGATCACCAGCGGCGTGGGCCAGGCCTACACCTACGGCTCCAACAACCAGTTGGTCCTGCAGACGGGCGCGCCCGACCCGCGCGCCGAACAGAACAAGGGCCAGAAGGGCCCCGGACTGAAGGACGACCTGACCTTCACCGACCTGCACTGGCTGGGCGACCACACCGTCAAGGTGGGCTTCAAGTACAAGGACGTGAAGCTGACCGCGCAGGACGCCGGCAATGCCACCGCGCAGGCGTACTACAACGTGTGCACGGCCGACGCCGCCGACAACAGCTCCTACTGCCCGCCGGGATTCATCGGCACCAGCCCGACCCCGTACAAGGCAGTGTTTGCGGTGACCAACCCGGGCTTCAGCCCGATCGTCACCTCCAAGGACCAGCAGTTCGGCCTGTACGCACAGGACGACTGGGCGGTCAACGAGCACCTGACCTTCAACATCGGCGTGCGTTGGGACTACGAGAAGAATCCGTCCTATCTCAACTGGGTGACGCCCGCGAACGTCGTCAACGCCCTGCTCAACGGCCACGATCCCAACAACACGAACCCGAGCGAAACCTACGCCCAGCAACTGGCGGCCGGCGGCATCAACATCAACGACTACATCTCGACCGGCAACAACCGCAAGGCCTACAAGGGCGAATGGCAGCCGCGCGTGGGCTTCTCGTACGACATCAACGGTGACCAGAAGCACGTGATCTTCGGCGGCGCGGGCCGCGCCTACGACCGCGACCTCTACAACTACCTGCAACTGGAGCAGACCAAGTTCGCGCTCGAGGAACCGACCGTGTGGTTCAGCGGTCCGAACCAGACTTGCGAAGGCACGCCATGCTTCCCCTGGGATCCGTCGTACGCAAGCAGCGTCGCCGCCCTGCAGTCGCTGGTCACCGGCAGCACCGCGGGCTACGAAGTGGACATGTTCACCAACAAGCTCAAGGTGCCGTATTCGGACCAGTTCAGCATCGGCATGCGCAACAAGTTGGGCGACTGGAACACCAGCGCCACCATCGTGCGCGCGCTCAGCTACGACGGCCTCGCCGCCACGCTGGGCAACCGCTATCCCAACGGCGCGTTCTGGATGAACGGCGGTCAGCCCTGGGGTGACGGCGTGCCGGGCTTCGGCCCGCTGATCCTGTGGAACAACGGCATCGAGACCCGCAGCACGCAATTCCTGCTGTCGCTGGAGAAACCCTACACGCACGAATCGCACTGGGGCGCCACCATCGCGTACACCTACACCAACGCCAGCCAGAATCGCGACATCAACGAGCACTACTCGTTCGATCAGGCGACCATCCAGCAGTACCCGTTCATCCTGTCCAACGCCGCGCCCAAGCACCGCCTGGTCGCGACCGCGGTGGTCGATGGCCCCTGGGATACGGTGTTCTCGGCCAAGCTGACCCTGGCGACGCCGACACCGTACGACGGCTTCATCAACTACAACTATCCCGCGACCGCACCCAACGGCGCCAACAACCTGCCGGTCGGAGGCATTCCATCCGGCGGGAAGCGCTTCTTCATCGGCGGACCAATATGGGGCTATCGCGACATCGACCTCGCGGCAATCAAGAACTTCAGGATCGCGGGTCAGACCGTCTGGTATCTGCGTCTCGACGTCCTCAATGCGTTCAACTACAAGAACCTGGTGGACGTCAATTCCACGTACCCGACCTTCTATCCGATCTCGTACGTCACCAACGGCAACATCACCGGCGTGCCGCGCACGTTCAAATTCACGATGGGGGTGAGGTGGTAATACCGCGTCTCCCCTTCGCGCAAGCTACCAGCGTGGGAAGGCGGGTCCGCTGCTCTCCACGGACCCGCCTCTTTTTTCGCAATGCAGGTTGCCCATGCGCGACATGAACGTTGCTCCGGTTCGCAACATCGTGATCGTCGGCGGCGGCACCGCGGGCTGGATGGCCGCGGCGGCGCTGGCGCGGGTGTTCCCGGGCAAGCTCGCCATCCGGCTGATCGAATCCGAACAGATCGGCACGGTGGGCGTGGGCGAAGCCACCGTGCCGCACCTCAAGGCTTTCAACCAACTGCTGCAGATCGACGAGGCGGAGTTCGTCCGCACCGTCAAGGGCACCTTCAAGCTCGGCATCGAGTTCGTCGATTGGGCGCGCATCGGCGACCGCTATTTCCACGGTTTCGGCACGATCGGCCACGACTACGACCTGCTGCCGTTCCACCAGTACTGGCTCAAGGCGCGCCAGCAGGGCATCGCGGCCGATCTCGGCGAATACTCGCTGCACACGAAAGCCGGTCCGCTCGGCAAGTTCATGGTGTCGGCCACCGATGTGCCGCCGAAATCGCCGCTGGCCGACATTGCCTACGCCTACCATTTCGACGCCGGGCTGTACGCGAAATACCTGCGCCGTTACGCCGAGCAGCGCGGCGTGCGCCGCACCGAAGGCAAGGTGGTGCGGGTCGAGCAGCACGGCGAGGACGGCTTCGTCGAAGCCGTGGTGCTGGAAAGCGGCGAGCGCATCGCGGGCGAACTGTTCCTCGATTGCTCCGGCTTCCGCGGCCTCCTGATCGAACAGACCCTGCACGCGGGCTACGAGGACTGGTCACACTGGCTCCCCTGCAACCGCGCGGTCGCGGTGGCCTGCGAGGTCACCGGGCCCCCCACGCCGTTCGTGCGCTGCACCGCGCGCGACGCCGGCTGGACCTGGCGCATTCCGCTGCAGCACCGGGTCGGTAACGGCTACGTGTATTCGAGCAAATACATTTCCGACGACGCGGCCGCGGCGGCCTTGCTGCAACACCTCGATGCGCCGGCGCTGGGCGAGCCGCGCCTGCTGAAGTTCACGGCCGGACAGCGCAGGAAGGCCTGGGACAGGAACGTGGTCGCGATTGGCCTCGCCGCCGGTTTCCTCGAACCGCTGGAATCGACCGCGATCTACATGATCCAGTCCGGCATCGCGCGGCTGGTCAACCTGTTCCCGGACACCGGCTTCAACCCCGCGGTGATCGAACGCTACAACGCGCAGACCGCGTTCGAGATCGAACGCATCCGCGACTTCATCATCCTGCACTTTTGCGCCACCGAGCGCGACGACACGCCGTTCTGGAACTACTGCCGCACCATGGACATCCCCGCGCCGCTGGCCGACAACATCCGCCTGTTCCGCGACAGCGGGCGCTTCTACCGCAACGCCGAGGAAATGTTCGCGCTGACGAGCTGGGTGGAAGTGATGATCGGCCAGCGCATCCTGCCGCGCACGTACCATCCCGCGGTGGACCAGCTTTCCGACGCCGAACTGAAGCAACTGATGGACGGCGTGCAGCGCGTGATCGCGTCCTGCGTGGATGCGATGCCCACGCACCAGCAATTCATCGCGCGCCACTGTGCCGCCGTGTGATGGTGCTTGGTCGGGTACGGGGAACAGGCAGCGGAGAAACCCACGATGCAACGTTTGATCCGACCCACGCCGGGCATCGCCGTGGCGGCACCCGCGGCCAGCGCGGAGCGCTCGCCGTGACGGGGGCTGCACCGAAGACGAGATTCGCGGCGACGGTCTGGCGCAGGGCCGGCTTCGGCCTGCTGTTCGTGCTGCTGGCGCTGCTGTCCGCGCCGCCCTCGCCGGCGCAGCGCGCCGCGCCCGCGCCGGCGCCCGCAACGCAGGCCGCGGCGCCCTCGCTCAACGACATCGAGCACCGCACCTTCGAGTTCTTCTGGCAGACCGCCAATCCGGAAAACGGCCTGGTGCCGGACCACTGGCCGCGCTACCCCGGAAAGGATTACTTCTCCAGCATCGCCGCGGTGGGCTTCGCGCTCACCGCCTATCCGGTCGGCGTCGAGCGCGGCTGGATCACGCGCGAACAGGCGCGCCGGCGCGTGCTGGCCACGCTGCGCTTCTTCGCCGATGCGCCGCAGGGCGACAGCGAGGACGACGACGCCGGCTACCACGGATTCTTCTACCACTTCCTCGACATGCACACCGGCCTGCGCTACGGGCGCTGGGTGGAGGTGTCGACCATCGACACCACGCTGCTGATGGCCGGTGTGCTGTTCGACCAGACCTGGTTCGACCGGGACGACCGCGAGGAACGCGAAATCCGCAGGCTCGCCGACAAGTTGTACCGCGACGTGGACTGGAACTGGGCGCAGGTGCGTCCGCCGCTGATCAGCATGGGCTGGACGCCCGGCGGCAAGTTCATCGACTACGACTGGAAGGGCTACGACGAGGCGATGCTGCTGTACATCCTGGCGCTGGGCTC encodes the following:
- a CDS encoding Tryptophan halogenase; translated protein: MRDMNVAPVRNIVIVGGGTAGWMAAAALARVFPGKLAIRLIESEQIGTVGVGEATVPHLKAFNQLLQIDEAEFVRTVKGTFKLGIEFVDWARIGDRYFHGFGTIGHDYDLLPFHQYWLKARQQGIAADLGEYSLHTKAGPLGKFMVSATDVPPKSPLADIAYAYHFDAGLYAKYLRRYAEQRGVRRTEGKVVRVEQHGEDGFVEAVVLESGERIAGELFLDCSGFRGLLIEQTLHAGYEDWSHWLPCNRAVAVACEVTGPPTPFVRCTARDAGWTWRIPLQHRVGNGYVYSSKYISDDAAAAALLQHLDAPALGEPRLLKFTAGQRRKAWDRNVVAIGLAAGFLEPLESTAIYMIQSGIARLVNLFPDTGFNPAVIERYNAQTAFEIERIRDFIILHFCATERDDTPFWNYCRTMDIPAPLADNIRLFRDSGRFYRNAEEMFALTSWVEVMIGQRILPRTYHPAVDQLSDAELKQLMDGVQRVIASCVDAMPTHQQFIARHCAAV
- a CDS encoding OmpA-related protein, producing the protein MKNQTRLRKKLLAALVTSSIAAGAALPTMVWAQTANATLQGNTTPNAQVTARNVATGMVRVTKANAQGRYVLVGLPPGTWHVDAGPGTAQTITLSVASTATLNLTAAAAPTAPTAQTLAAVQVTASPLLDVKTSQVGNTVSLHQIQTLPQTTRNFLEFADIVPGMIFTTNSQGNTSLQGGAQNTSAVNVYIDGVGQKSYVMGGGVSGQFATQGNPFPELAVDQYRVITSNYKAEYDQLSSAAVTAVTKSGTNQFHGEVYGNYTDDSYRDMTPSEKASGQKTPSESKEYGFSLGGPIIQDKMHYFITDSVKRFDSPVAVVPGVTGVSGQLPTDAQSQLGPANNPFFENLFFGKLDWEITDSDRLELRAQVRNETQDGNIGGVIAASAGIQIKNTDKRYEFYWEHSADAWYNEFLLTYENAFYVPQQITSGVGQAYTYGSNNQLVLQTGAPDPRAEQNKGQKGPGLKDDLTFTDLHWLGDHTVKVGFKYKDVKLTAQDAGNATAQAYYNVCTADAADNSSYCPPGFIGTSPTPYKAVFAVTNPGFSPIVTSKDQQFGLYAQDDWAVNEHLTFNIGVRWDYEKNPSYLNWVTPANVVNALLNGHDPNNTNPSETYAQQLAAGGININDYISTGNNRKAYKGEWQPRVGFSYDINGDQKHVIFGGAGRAYDRDLYNYLQLEQTKFALEEPTVWFSGPNQTCEGTPCFPWDPSYASSVAALQSLVTGSTAGYEVDMFTNKLKVPYSDQFSIGMRNKLGDWNTSATIVRALSYDGLAATLGNRYPNGAFWMNGGQPWGDGVPGFGPLILWNNGIETRSTQFLLSLEKPYTHESHWGATIAYTYTNASQNRDINEHYSFDQATIQQYPFILSNAAPKHRLVATAVVDGPWDTVFSAKLTLATPTPYDGFINYNYPATAPNGANNLPVGGIPSGGKRFFIGGPIWGYRDIDLAAIKNFRIAGQTVWYLRLDVLNAFNYKNLVDVNSTYPTFYPISYVTNGNITGVPRTFKFTMGVRW